In Octopus bimaculoides isolate UCB-OBI-ISO-001 chromosome 5, ASM119413v2, whole genome shotgun sequence, a genomic segment contains:
- the LOC128247852 gene encoding uncharacterized protein LOC128247852, whose translation MSDHVECCDSICPKEAGNSTEGESKCLVQAEEYGTRFNIKTQAVSEVAIPMFPRNPKWVEFSPPVRLHVKYDIDDKDPLRALLAKLPDYSESQLTISQCIHIVGQRKEK comes from the exons ATGTCAGACCACGTGGAATGTTGTGACAGCATCTGTCCGAAAGAAGCTGGAAATTCTACCGAAGG GGAAAGTAAGTGCCTGGTTCAAGCTGAAGAATATGGTACCAGATTTAACATTA AAACTCAGGCGGTGTCCGAAGTTGCTATCCCGATGTTTCCCAGAAACCCGAAATGGGTAGAATTTTCTCCACCGGTACGCCTTCATGTTAAATATGATATCGATGACAAGGACCCTCTTCGAGCTTTGCTAGCAAAACTGCCAGATTATAGTGAATCGCAGCTAACTATTTCTCAATGTATACATATTGTTggtcaaagaaaggaaaaatag